The following proteins come from a genomic window of Calditrichota bacterium:
- a CDS encoding RnfABCDGE type electron transport complex subunit D, translating to MEKERFLSASPHLSDAESIPKIMYGVVLSLLPAAVGAVYFFGLKALWIMLVASAAAMASEAAVQAIMRKKITVADGSALVTGILLAFNVPASVPLWLPAIGAVFGTVVGKHAFGGLGYNPMNPALLGRAFMLASWPTSMTVFTVAPRGGSLCGIDPATISALQIDAVTQATPLKLLKVARGVLAHPSAADPTSYASYAKAMGALYDSYGNLFWGRVGGCIGETSAFLLLVGALFLLYKRYIGWKIPVSYLGTVALLSWAFAGTDGLFSGKPLFHLLSGGVMLGAFYMATDMVTSPVTFRGRLLFGAGCGVITMVIRLIGGYPEGVCYSILLMNLTVPLLDRHTRPRILGEKK from the coding sequence ATGGAGAAGGAGCGCTTTCTTTCGGCATCGCCGCACTTGAGCGACGCTGAATCGATCCCCAAGATTATGTACGGCGTGGTGCTGTCGCTGCTCCCGGCGGCAGTGGGCGCGGTCTATTTCTTTGGGCTGAAGGCCTTGTGGATCATGCTCGTCGCCTCGGCGGCGGCAATGGCCAGCGAGGCAGCGGTGCAAGCCATTATGCGCAAGAAGATTACCGTCGCTGACGGGAGCGCGTTGGTGACAGGCATCCTGCTCGCTTTCAACGTGCCCGCCTCCGTCCCTCTCTGGCTGCCAGCCATCGGGGCAGTGTTTGGCACCGTGGTGGGCAAACATGCGTTTGGCGGCTTGGGTTACAACCCCATGAACCCTGCCTTGCTGGGCCGCGCCTTCATGTTGGCCTCCTGGCCCACGTCCATGACCGTTTTCACTGTGGCCCCCCGAGGCGGTTCACTGTGCGGCATCGACCCGGCCACCATCAGCGCCCTGCAGATTGATGCCGTGACCCAGGCAACGCCGCTGAAGCTGCTTAAGGTGGCGCGCGGCGTGTTAGCGCACCCTTCTGCCGCCGATCCGACCTCGTACGCCAGTTACGCCAAAGCGATGGGAGCGCTTTACGACTCCTACGGGAATCTCTTTTGGGGCAGAGTCGGCGGCTGCATCGGAGAGACCTCTGCTTTCTTGCTGCTCGTCGGCGCGCTGTTCCTGTTGTACAAGCGCTACATCGGCTGGAAGATCCCGGTCAGCTATTTGGGCACCGTGGCTCTGCTGTCCTGGGCTTTCGCTGGCACCGATGGTCTCTTTTCGGGAAAACCGCTCTTTCATCTCTTGTCGGGTGGGGTGATGCTCGGGGCCTTCTACATGGCCACCGACATGGTGACCTCGCCGGTGACCTTTCGAGGGAGGCTGCTCTTCGGTGCTGGTTGTGGGGTGATAACCATGGTCATCAGGCTCATTGGCGGGTACCCAGAGGGAGTGTGCTATTCAATCTTGCTCATGAACCTCACTGTTCCCCTCTTGGATCGCCACACAAGGCCAAGGATCTTGGGAGAGAAGAAGTGA